Proteins from a genomic interval of Zingiber officinale cultivar Zhangliang chromosome 1B, Zo_v1.1, whole genome shotgun sequence:
- the LOC122042060 gene encoding ammonium transporter 2 member 4-like, with protein MSLPSSLTISEASPEWLNKGDNSWQLTAAAMVGLQSVPGLVILYGSIVKKKWAVNSAFMALYAFSAVLVCWCLWGFSMAFGEEMLPFWGRPSAVALDQAQLLAPGFAGMYPAATLVFFQFVFAAITPILIAGSLLGRMNFKAWMLFVPLWLTFSYTVGAFSLWSPNGFLFKAGVMDFAGGYVIHLSSGVAGLTAAYWVHI; from the coding sequence ATGTCTTTGCCGTCGAGTTTGACGATTAGCGAGGCTTCGCCGGAGTGGCTGAACAAAGGGGACAACTCATGGCAGCTGACGGCGGCGGCGATGGTGGGGTTGCAGTCGGTGCCGGGGTTGGTGATCCTCTACGGTAGCATCGTGAAGAAGAAGTGGGCGGTGAACTCGGCCTTCATGGCGCTCTATGCCTTTTCGGCGGTGCTCGTGTGTTGGTGCCTGTGGGGCTTCAGCATGGCCTTCGGGGAGGAGATGTTGCCCTTCTGGGGCCGCCCCAGCGCGGTTGCGCTGGATCAGGCACAGCTCCTAGCTCCGGGTTTTGCTGGGATGTACCCGGCCGCCACGCTCGTCTTCTTCCAGTTCGTGTTTGCGGCCATCACCCCCATCCTGATCGCCGGCTCGTTGCTCGGCCGGATGAATTTTAAGGCATGGATGCTCTTCGTGCCACTCTGGCTCACCTTCTCCTACACCGTCGGCGCTTTCAGTCTTTGGAGCCCAAATGGCTTCCTCTTCAAGGCCGGCGTCATGGATTTCGCCGGCGGTTACGTCATCCACCTCTCGTCCGGCGTAGCAGGACTCACCGCCGCCTACTGGGTACATATCTGA